In Lewinellaceae bacterium, a single window of DNA contains:
- a CDS encoding ATP-binding protein produces MKLTGRKREIAILQSAIASEKPELVAVVGRRRVGKTFLVRSVYAGDVVFGITGLQKGGKKEQLQNFVLAMKYAGLTEELERPENWLDAFFELTRLIDRQQYGKKVVVFFDELPWLDTRRSGFLQGFSFFWNSWASQRNVVVVICGSAASWMIKKVINDRGGLHNRVTRIMHLKPFSLRETELFLRAKGIQYPHYQLLQLYMALGGIPMYLEMIQPELSPIENINLWPYRK; encoded by the coding sequence ATGAAACTAACTGGCAGAAAAAGAGAAATTGCCATACTCCAATCCGCCATAGCTTCGGAGAAACCGGAATTGGTCGCTGTGGTTGGCCGTCGGAGGGTAGGGAAGACTTTCCTGGTCAGGTCGGTGTATGCCGGCGATGTCGTTTTTGGGATTACGGGCTTGCAGAAAGGCGGCAAAAAAGAGCAGCTTCAGAATTTCGTTCTGGCCATGAAATACGCGGGGCTTACGGAAGAGCTAGAGCGCCCGGAAAACTGGCTTGACGCCTTTTTTGAATTGACCCGGCTCATCGACCGGCAGCAATACGGGAAAAAGGTGGTGGTGTTTTTCGACGAGCTGCCCTGGTTAGACACCCGGCGGTCCGGCTTCTTGCAAGGGTTCAGCTTCTTTTGGAACAGTTGGGCCAGCCAGAGAAACGTAGTAGTTGTAATATGCGGCTCGGCGGCGTCATGGATGATCAAAAAGGTGATCAACGACCGTGGCGGCCTGCACAACCGCGTGACCCGTATAATGCACCTCAAGCCGTTCAGCCTCCGGGAAACGGAACTGTTCCTGCGTGCCAAAGGCATTCAGTATCCACACTATCAACTTCTTCAATTGTACATGGCGCTGGGAGGGATTCCCATGTACCTGGAAATGATCCAACCTGAACTTTCTCCCATCGAAAACATCAACCTTTGGCCTTATCGAAAATAG